A DNA window from Terriglobales bacterium contains the following coding sequences:
- a CDS encoding choice-of-anchor D domain-containing protein: protein MRKSNAIPLSILCSVVIVLLMPPSLESQGARVRPGKQTSSSVQPNVPDEDLDPDADNPTGRQEWFRGGRRAAGEHASDLLHRAYIQKQQMTLNSQGSTQQSTSTFSAAPGQNTASGIPFTGATFPGTWTNLGPAPIGSDPGQDYGRVVGRVTSVVVDQGDNTGNTIYIGAAFGGVWKSTNAAAADPTTVKWTPLIDDQPTLAVGAVSIQPGMTGNSAVVLVGTGEPNSSGDSYYGMGILRSTDGGQTWAPIIKSADNGVKTFAGLGASKFAWSTASPNLVVVGMGSTNGKRYGSDSIGGRGIYYSQDAGQTWHYATVQDGTTTLTEGTVTDVSYNPGTGKFYAFYRYHGFYESADGAIWSRSTNQPSSSGALNTVNCPTSQPTPNPTGNCPLYRGQIAIQPTTRDMYVIYVNDNDISQGVFVLSNGSSTWRPLNSTGTTGLVDNTSTNQIGQGDYNLWIGAVPNGAGTDLMVGTRDIFKCSLNPSQGINDCTWINLTFVYNVNRGVNCPSNVPIAAASHVHPDQHGFDFALNSLKMYFVNDGGVYRALNGTSISDGACTSPNPFENLDANMGSLSEMVSFSQHPANQNVLLGGLQDNGTPALLGSATLLWQTVNGGDGGFNEIDPNNPDGIWYATNTGVSIQQCDATNKQAPPNGPNIANAEACTPGTFGAAPYPAAGPNVGPSQVANDTAEFYMPYTLDPSDGALGSSRDLLVGTCRLWRGPGVGGTSWFDVTTASTVPNKDVSPIFDSNATTCVNGTTKIRAIAAGGPQVSVSQKDGGTTGSPTVVTHTVSQVLYVGLEGAGTLNDSGGNLGHVFVNTNAGALQHGSTAGWVDVTPNPGAVLNTGSATYGPYPVSSIEVDRSDATGKTAYLTVEGFGVSHIFRTISAGSSWTDVTSNLPDAPLDSIAVDPDDPNVLYVGTDIGAFISLNAGASWEILGTGLPNVPVTKIRVFGSNAVQPKLLRVSTYGRGVWQFALPLPPAVDLSPNPVAFGNRLVKSTASQTVTFTNNSGSPVTIASVALGTPAGTDFAITNNCPIGTLANLAACQVQVSFSPQTAISESNTLVITDSAAGSPHTTAISGTGVVSALSLSTSSLTFNGSVQNATSAQTVTVSNSGSTSTTISGISITAPFAKSGGTCSAGISLPANGGNCTIPIVFTATAAGQTNGTLTITDANGISQSANLVGNASDFAIGAGASGTSQTVNSGQPATYNLNASAVDGFNSTVAFACTSGVPAAATCTFAPSASVSVSGTTPTAVTLTISTTAHSSSQPAPTSGSVSSPFSRNGPSAALIISLGALLTLLLACSKQGRSRTRSLALLGVVAGVSLIPACGGSNSITPPPITGTPAGTYSVVVTATSGTRSIPTTLTLKVN, encoded by the coding sequence ATGCGTAAGTCCAACGCTATTCCCCTGTCCATTCTCTGCTCTGTAGTTATTGTCCTGTTAATGCCACCTTCTTTGGAAAGCCAGGGTGCTCGCGTGCGTCCCGGCAAACAAACCTCCAGCAGCGTTCAACCAAACGTTCCAGATGAGGATCTGGATCCGGACGCAGACAATCCCACGGGCCGCCAGGAATGGTTTCGCGGAGGACGCCGCGCAGCAGGCGAACATGCTTCCGACCTGCTCCATCGCGCATACATTCAGAAACAGCAAATGACCTTGAACTCTCAGGGATCAACCCAGCAATCGACCTCGACTTTCAGTGCCGCTCCAGGACAGAACACAGCAAGCGGAATTCCGTTTACTGGAGCTACATTTCCCGGCACATGGACCAACTTGGGCCCAGCTCCGATCGGGTCAGATCCCGGGCAGGACTACGGGAGAGTGGTGGGAAGAGTTACGTCGGTCGTGGTCGACCAGGGCGATAACACTGGAAATACGATCTACATCGGAGCTGCCTTCGGGGGCGTCTGGAAGTCGACGAATGCCGCGGCGGCAGACCCCACCACCGTGAAGTGGACACCCCTGATCGACGATCAGCCTACCTTAGCCGTCGGAGCGGTCTCTATTCAGCCAGGAATGACAGGAAATAGTGCTGTAGTGCTGGTTGGAACCGGCGAGCCCAACAGCTCCGGCGATTCCTACTATGGGATGGGGATTCTGCGCTCAACGGACGGCGGGCAGACTTGGGCTCCAATCATTAAGAGCGCCGATAACGGAGTAAAAACTTTCGCCGGACTTGGGGCGAGCAAGTTCGCATGGAGCACCGCAAGTCCGAACCTTGTCGTTGTCGGCATGGGATCGACCAACGGTAAACGATACGGATCCGACTCAATCGGCGGACGTGGAATCTACTACTCCCAGGACGCCGGCCAAACTTGGCACTATGCCACAGTACAGGATGGCACTACCACTCTCACCGAGGGAACTGTCACCGATGTGTCCTATAATCCCGGAACAGGAAAGTTTTACGCCTTCTATCGCTATCACGGATTTTACGAAAGTGCCGATGGGGCGATTTGGAGCCGCTCTACGAATCAACCTAGCAGTTCAGGAGCACTCAACACCGTAAACTGTCCAACAAGCCAGCCGACTCCTAATCCCACCGGCAACTGCCCCCTTTATCGTGGCCAGATAGCAATTCAACCTACGACCCGCGATATGTACGTCATTTACGTAAATGATAACGATATTAGTCAGGGCGTCTTTGTCCTTTCGAATGGCAGTAGCACGTGGCGCCCGCTGAACAGCACTGGAACAACAGGACTGGTAGACAACACGAGCACCAATCAAATCGGACAGGGTGACTACAACCTATGGATTGGTGCTGTGCCGAACGGAGCAGGAACAGACCTAATGGTCGGCACGCGTGACATCTTCAAGTGCTCCCTGAATCCCTCGCAAGGAATAAATGATTGCACTTGGATCAACCTGACGTTCGTTTACAACGTCAATCGCGGCGTGAATTGTCCATCAAACGTACCAATTGCCGCTGCATCGCACGTGCACCCTGATCAACACGGTTTCGATTTCGCGCTTAACTCCCTCAAGATGTACTTCGTAAACGACGGTGGAGTTTATCGCGCATTGAACGGCACTTCTATTTCGGATGGCGCGTGTACGTCCCCCAATCCTTTTGAGAATCTCGATGCGAATATGGGTTCTCTCTCTGAGATGGTCTCGTTCTCACAGCATCCTGCGAACCAAAATGTCTTGCTCGGAGGGCTGCAGGACAATGGAACACCCGCACTGTTAGGCAGCGCGACTTTACTCTGGCAGACCGTCAACGGCGGAGATGGCGGTTTCAACGAGATCGATCCAAACAATCCTGATGGGATTTGGTACGCGACAAACACCGGCGTTTCGATTCAGCAGTGCGACGCAACCAACAAGCAGGCGCCTCCGAACGGTCCGAACATCGCCAACGCTGAAGCGTGCACTCCCGGAACCTTCGGCGCGGCGCCCTATCCCGCAGCAGGCCCCAACGTTGGCCCGTCGCAGGTCGCGAACGATACCGCCGAGTTTTACATGCCCTACACTCTCGACCCGTCCGATGGGGCCTTGGGCAGCAGTCGGGACTTGCTAGTTGGCACTTGTCGTCTGTGGCGAGGTCCAGGCGTTGGCGGCACCTCCTGGTTTGACGTTACGACTGCTTCTACCGTGCCCAACAAGGACGTGAGTCCCATTTTTGACAGCAACGCAACCACCTGCGTGAACGGCACAACCAAGATTCGAGCAATCGCAGCTGGTGGGCCTCAAGTGAGCGTCAGTCAAAAAGATGGTGGCACGACTGGCAGTCCTACAGTCGTGACGCATACCGTCTCTCAGGTTTTATACGTTGGCTTAGAAGGCGCTGGCACCTTGAATGACAGCGGCGGCAATCTCGGTCACGTGTTCGTAAACACCAACGCGGGAGCCCTTCAGCATGGGTCCACCGCGGGCTGGGTCGACGTGACGCCGAACCCCGGCGCGGTGCTCAATACTGGCAGCGCCACTTACGGCCCATATCCAGTCTCGTCGATTGAAGTCGATCGCAGCGATGCAACGGGAAAGACCGCATATCTCACAGTGGAAGGCTTCGGGGTTAGCCATATCTTCCGGACGATAAGCGCCGGCTCATCTTGGACTGACGTCACCAGCAATCTTCCTGACGCGCCGTTGGACTCGATCGCGGTAGATCCCGACGATCCGAACGTACTCTATGTCGGAACCGACATCGGAGCATTCATCAGCTTGAACGCTGGCGCATCCTGGGAAATCCTCGGAACCGGCCTACCGAATGTTCCGGTAACGAAAATCCGAGTGTTCGGCAGCAATGCAGTGCAGCCGAAGCTACTCCGCGTCTCAACCTACGGTCGCGGAGTCTGGCAGTTTGCCCTGCCTTTGCCGCCTGCGGTCGATCTGTCACCGAATCCGGTCGCATTCGGGAATCGATTGGTAAAATCCACCGCCAGCCAGACTGTCACCTTCACGAACAATTCAGGTTCGCCGGTTACCATCGCCAGCGTAGCGCTCGGAACTCCGGCCGGAACTGACTTCGCAATCACGAACAATTGCCCGATCGGCACGCTCGCCAACCTAGCAGCATGCCAAGTTCAGGTGAGTTTCAGTCCGCAGACAGCAATCTCCGAGTCCAACACGCTAGTGATTACCGATTCCGCTGCGGGCAGCCCTCATACGACAGCTATAAGTGGTACTGGGGTCGTGTCGGCCCTCTCTCTTTCGACGTCTTCACTCACGTTCAACGGTTCAGTTCAGAACGCTACGTCTGCCCAAACCGTGACTGTGAGTAATTCCGGCTCAACAAGCACAACCATTTCGGGAATAAGCATCACAGCACCATTCGCAAAGAGTGGCGGCACGTGCAGTGCCGGAATATCGCTTCCCGCTAACGGGGGGAACTGCACAATTCCAATAGTCTTCACGGCAACTGCTGCAGGACAAACCAACGGAACGCTTACAATAACGGACGCCAATGGAATCTCACAGTCGGCGAATCTAGTTGGAAATGCCTCCGACTTTGCAATCGGCGCCGGCGCAAGTGGCACGTCGCAGACCGTCAACTCCGGTCAGCCGGCTACGTACAACCTCAATGCTTCGGCGGTGGACGGATTCAACAGCACCGTAGCGTTTGCATGCACAAGTGGAGTGCCCGCGGCCGCGACCTGTACCTTTGCACCCTCAGCGTCCGTCAGCGTGAGCGGTACAACACCAACGGCCGTTACGCTGACCATTTCCACAACGGCACATTCAAGTTCGCAGCCAGCCCCAACCTCTGGGTCTGTGAGCTCACCCTTTAGCCGCAATGGACCATCGGCAGCCCTAATAATATCGCTGGGAGCACTGCTGACCTTGCTTCTTGCCTGCTCGAAGCAGGGAAGAAGCAGAACGAGGAGTCTTGCTTTACTCGGCGTGGTAGCAGGAGTCTCGCTAATCCCAGCCTGTGGGGGAAGCAATTCAATCACGCCTCCTCCGATTACAGGAACACCGGCCGGCACCTATAGCGTCGTCGTGACGGCTACCTCAGGCACCCGGAGCATCCCGACGACCCTGACACTGAAGGTAAACTGA
- a CDS encoding bifunctional homocysteine S-methyltransferase/methylenetetrahydrofolate reductase, whose translation MSSSDSAFVGVLAAHPVLCDGAMGTLLYSKGIFINRCYDELNLSQPELITGIHQDYLHAGAEVIETNTFGGNSFRLARHGCADKVREINLAGARLARDAAKSFQALVAGAVGPLGVRIEPLGKIAREEARDSFRQQIEALVEGGVDLLVLETFGSLEELHQAVLAARDVNPDTPVVAQVTIDEDGSCLDGSTPEVFGPKLTEWGADVVGINCSVGPVAMLDAIERLRQVTTAPLSAMPNAGMPRNVEGRNIYLCSPEYMASYARKFVAAGVRFVGGCCGTTPEHIRVMKSAIRVTNAKKTPASVSHESKTPSAIQPVPIQNRSRVGEKLASGEFVTLVEIVPPKGVNPAKEVEGARYLKSVGIDAINIPDSPRASARMSNQALCLLIQQQVGIETVLHYSCRDRNVLGIQSDLLGGYAVGIRDLICITGDPPKMGNYPDATAVFDVDAIGLVNIVRNLNQGLDVGGNPMGNATAFVIGVGANPGAPNLDEEVRRFEYKVEAGAEYAVTQPVFDLKLLETFLRRIEQFRIPVLAGIWPLVSVRNAEFMKNELRVSVPDSILARMASATSAEAARAEGVAVAREMLVAVRGAVQGAQISAPLGRYSSAADVLEALGGNGHKAAAV comes from the coding sequence ATGAGTTCATCCGATTCAGCCTTTGTTGGGGTGCTGGCCGCCCATCCAGTCCTTTGTGACGGCGCCATGGGCACCCTGCTGTATTCCAAGGGCATTTTTATCAACCGGTGCTACGACGAGCTGAATCTCTCCCAGCCTGAGCTGATCACGGGGATCCATCAGGATTATCTCCACGCAGGCGCTGAGGTCATCGAAACCAACACCTTTGGCGGCAACAGCTTCCGGCTGGCCCGGCATGGATGTGCGGACAAGGTTCGTGAGATCAATCTGGCGGGAGCCCGGTTGGCCCGGGATGCCGCCAAGAGCTTCCAAGCTCTAGTAGCGGGAGCCGTAGGACCGCTGGGCGTGAGAATTGAGCCATTGGGCAAGATTGCCCGAGAAGAAGCCCGGGATTCCTTCCGTCAGCAGATTGAAGCGTTGGTTGAGGGGGGAGTCGATCTTCTGGTGCTGGAAACCTTCGGATCGCTGGAGGAACTGCACCAAGCCGTTCTCGCGGCCCGAGATGTTAACCCCGACACACCCGTCGTCGCTCAAGTGACGATCGATGAGGATGGAAGCTGCCTCGACGGATCGACTCCCGAAGTCTTCGGCCCAAAGCTTACCGAGTGGGGAGCCGACGTAGTTGGGATTAACTGCAGCGTTGGCCCTGTGGCGATGCTGGATGCGATCGAGCGCTTGAGGCAGGTGACGACCGCACCTCTATCGGCGATGCCCAATGCAGGCATGCCGCGCAACGTTGAAGGCCGAAACATCTATCTGTGCTCGCCCGAGTATATGGCGAGTTACGCGAGGAAGTTTGTCGCGGCTGGTGTGCGGTTTGTAGGAGGCTGTTGCGGAACCACGCCTGAGCATATTCGCGTGATGAAGTCTGCGATTCGAGTTACGAACGCGAAGAAAACGCCTGCGTCTGTCTCTCACGAAAGCAAGACACCGTCTGCCATTCAGCCCGTCCCGATTCAGAATCGGTCGCGTGTGGGCGAGAAGCTCGCGTCAGGTGAGTTTGTCACTCTGGTTGAGATCGTTCCACCAAAGGGTGTGAATCCGGCCAAGGAAGTGGAGGGTGCGCGCTATCTCAAGTCGGTTGGGATCGACGCCATCAACATTCCTGACAGTCCGCGGGCTTCGGCGCGCATGAGCAATCAGGCTCTGTGCCTGCTGATTCAACAGCAGGTCGGAATTGAGACCGTGCTCCACTACAGTTGCCGCGATCGCAACGTGCTCGGTATCCAGTCGGACTTGCTTGGCGGTTACGCCGTCGGCATTCGCGACTTGATTTGTATCACCGGCGATCCGCCCAAGATGGGAAATTATCCCGATGCGACCGCTGTTTTCGACGTGGATGCGATCGGCCTGGTCAATATAGTGCGCAATCTGAATCAAGGGCTGGATGTCGGCGGAAACCCGATGGGCAATGCGACTGCGTTTGTGATTGGCGTCGGCGCAAATCCGGGAGCGCCTAATCTCGACGAAGAGGTTCGGCGCTTCGAGTACAAAGTGGAGGCTGGGGCGGAGTACGCAGTCACGCAGCCAGTGTTTGATTTGAAACTGCTGGAAACGTTTTTGCGGCGCATCGAGCAGTTCCGCATCCCGGTGCTTGCCGGTATTTGGCCGCTGGTGAGCGTCCGCAATGCGGAATTCATGAAGAACGAATTGAGGGTGTCTGTGCCGGACTCGATCCTCGCTCGCATGGCATCGGCTACGAGCGCCGAGGCTGCTCGCGCTGAGGGTGTTGCTGTTGCTCGTGAGATGTTGGTTGCCGTACGGGGTGCAGTACAGGGAGCGCAGATTAGTGCGCCGCTGGGACGATATTCCTCGGCGGCAGATGTGCTCGAGGCACTGGGTGGAAACGGCCATAAGGCCGCGGCTGTGTAA
- the metH gene encoding methionine synthase produces the protein MESPFLKAVRERVVIYDGGMGSLIQDMNPTLEDFWGQENCSEVLNLSRPDMIRDIHAQYLRVGADVVETNTFGATNIVLGEFGLQDRVAEINHAAVRLAREAAAQFSTPERPRFVAGSVGPTTKLPSLGHIGFDEMLACYVEQMQALIAAGVDVLLIETSQDILQTKIAVAAAFDAMKAAGKRVPLQVQVTLQNAEDGTMLLGTDINAATAILDAYDIDIVGLNCATGPREMNDAVRYLCHNSSKPISVLPNAGLPHNEGGRTVYKLTPQELADYHKRFIEEYGVRIVGGCCGTTPMHIDAVVKACAALQPAVRNIKPRSEAASAYTSVPLELDGQPVVVAEEMNTTTRVEHFKNLVREAKYDDILALSKKLVTEGSHMLDLCCAIVGEDEKGYISSILEKIATRVPAPILVDSTEADVVEVALKRIPGKAIINSINLEDGEKRTSKVLPMAKRYGAAVIALTIDEDGMALTADKKVAIAKRIHKLATEKYGIRSVDLIFDPLTLPISTGQQEYRSAGIETLEAVRRIKQELPECRTILGVSNISFGLSVYSRRVLNSVFLREAVDRGLDCAIVNYSKIYPLYKIPEAEVEIARKLIFQDTSNGDALQAYMAFFSGVTKKTEAEGEDLSGLPVEDKLKHCIINGEKSIGNGDKKQSLEAVLEAALVTYTPLNLINTVLLDGMKTVGELFGARKMQLPSVLDSAAVMKQAVAYLEPKMEKVEGSRKGTIVLATVKGDVHDIGKNLVDIILSNNGYEVVNLGIKQPADTIIAAAQKHSAHAIGLSGLLVKSTLEMKYVIQDLQRLSLQYPVICGGAALTRKYVEDDLRREYSNSVFYADDAFAGLHIMDDLTSENGAREARLNEGRVVKQFARAAAAGAGDGVVSTERSAVVTSAPDIPKPPFTGRRVRTDFDLHEIFSYINDTALFKNQWQLKTASATDYARLVEEKYRPIKFELQKEVAESRLLEPKVVYGFYPCHSQGNDIIIYDTFESLREIQRFTFPRQREGRKLCISDFFEPVGSGRIDVIGFSVVTIGNRASEETKRLFESGDYTKYLYLHGLSVETAEALAEYLHREIRKELGIAGDDAPRITDLFHQKYRGSRYSFGYPACPNLEDQTKLFAILHPEEIGVTLTDTFQIEPEQSTSAIVVHHPAAKYFVA, from the coding sequence GTGGAATCGCCTTTTCTAAAAGCCGTTCGCGAACGCGTCGTTATCTACGACGGCGGGATGGGCTCGCTCATTCAGGACATGAATCCGACCCTGGAGGATTTTTGGGGTCAGGAAAACTGCAGTGAGGTCCTGAACCTCAGCCGTCCCGATATGATTCGCGACATTCACGCGCAATATCTGCGCGTGGGCGCCGATGTGGTTGAGACGAATACATTCGGCGCCACCAACATCGTGCTCGGCGAGTTTGGTTTGCAGGACCGCGTGGCCGAAATCAATCACGCTGCCGTGAGGCTTGCGCGCGAGGCCGCCGCACAGTTCTCGACGCCAGAGCGTCCACGGTTCGTTGCGGGTTCGGTAGGACCGACGACCAAACTTCCCTCACTCGGACATATCGGATTCGACGAGATGCTCGCGTGTTACGTCGAGCAAATGCAAGCCCTGATCGCGGCGGGGGTTGATGTTCTGCTCATCGAGACTTCGCAGGACATTCTGCAAACCAAGATCGCAGTCGCCGCCGCCTTCGATGCCATGAAGGCCGCCGGAAAGCGTGTGCCTCTGCAGGTGCAGGTCACGCTGCAGAATGCCGAAGACGGAACCATGCTGCTCGGCACCGATATCAATGCCGCTACCGCGATTCTGGATGCGTACGACATCGATATCGTGGGCCTGAATTGCGCGACCGGTCCGCGCGAAATGAACGATGCGGTTCGCTACTTGTGTCATAACAGCTCAAAGCCCATTTCGGTTCTTCCGAATGCCGGCTTGCCTCACAACGAAGGCGGCCGCACCGTCTATAAGCTCACTCCGCAGGAGTTGGCCGATTATCACAAGCGCTTCATCGAAGAGTATGGAGTGCGCATTGTCGGCGGGTGTTGCGGCACTACGCCGATGCACATCGACGCCGTGGTAAAGGCGTGTGCGGCGCTGCAGCCCGCGGTCCGCAACATAAAGCCGCGTTCGGAAGCCGCGAGCGCCTACACATCTGTTCCGCTCGAGCTTGATGGTCAGCCGGTCGTTGTGGCCGAGGAGATGAACACGACCACGCGCGTCGAGCACTTCAAGAATCTTGTGCGCGAAGCCAAGTACGACGACATCCTCGCGCTATCGAAGAAGCTGGTAACCGAAGGCTCGCACATGCTCGACCTGTGCTGCGCCATCGTTGGGGAAGACGAGAAGGGCTACATTAGTTCGATCCTCGAGAAGATCGCTACGCGTGTGCCAGCGCCGATCCTTGTCGACTCCACGGAAGCCGACGTAGTGGAAGTTGCGCTCAAGCGCATCCCGGGCAAAGCAATCATCAACTCCATCAATCTCGAAGATGGCGAGAAGCGAACCAGCAAAGTGCTGCCGATGGCAAAACGCTATGGCGCCGCGGTGATTGCGCTCACGATCGACGAAGACGGCATGGCACTCACGGCCGACAAGAAAGTTGCGATTGCCAAGCGCATTCACAAGCTCGCGACTGAGAAGTACGGGATTCGTTCCGTGGATCTGATTTTCGATCCACTGACTCTGCCGATTTCAACAGGGCAGCAGGAATACCGCAGCGCCGGAATCGAGACGCTGGAAGCTGTGCGTCGCATCAAGCAGGAGCTGCCGGAGTGCCGCACGATTCTGGGCGTCAGCAACATTTCATTCGGCCTGTCGGTATATTCGCGCCGCGTATTGAACAGCGTATTCCTGCGTGAGGCAGTCGATCGTGGATTGGACTGCGCGATCGTGAATTACTCAAAGATCTATCCGCTATACAAGATTCCCGAAGCGGAAGTGGAGATCGCGCGCAAGCTCATCTTCCAGGACACCAGCAACGGCGATGCGCTCCAGGCCTACATGGCCTTCTTCTCCGGGGTCACGAAGAAGACCGAGGCGGAAGGCGAAGACCTCAGCGGCCTGCCGGTTGAAGACAAGCTCAAGCACTGCATCATCAACGGCGAAAAGTCGATCGGTAACGGTGACAAGAAGCAGTCACTCGAAGCCGTTCTGGAAGCCGCACTCGTTACTTACACGCCACTTAATCTCATTAACACGGTTTTGCTTGACGGCATGAAGACAGTCGGTGAGCTGTTCGGCGCGCGCAAGATGCAGCTTCCCTCAGTGCTCGACTCGGCGGCCGTGATGAAGCAGGCGGTAGCCTATCTCGAGCCCAAAATGGAAAAAGTGGAGGGCTCACGGAAAGGCACCATTGTGCTTGCGACCGTGAAGGGCGATGTCCACGACATAGGTAAGAACCTCGTAGACATCATTCTTAGCAATAACGGCTACGAAGTCGTGAATTTGGGCATCAAGCAGCCCGCTGACACGATTATTGCAGCCGCGCAAAAGCACAGCGCTCATGCGATTGGGCTCAGCGGATTGCTGGTAAAGTCCACGCTGGAGATGAAGTACGTGATCCAGGACCTGCAGCGGCTCAGCCTCCAGTATCCAGTGATCTGCGGAGGCGCTGCGCTCACGCGCAAGTACGTCGAAGACGACCTTCGCCGCGAGTATTCGAATTCGGTCTTCTACGCGGACGATGCCTTCGCTGGCCTGCACATCATGGACGACCTCACGTCTGAGAATGGCGCGCGAGAAGCTCGCCTGAATGAGGGTCGCGTGGTAAAGCAGTTTGCGCGAGCCGCAGCGGCAGGCGCGGGCGATGGAGTGGTTTCAACCGAACGCTCGGCAGTTGTGACCAGCGCTCCGGATATTCCGAAGCCGCCGTTCACCGGCCGGCGTGTGCGTACGGATTTTGATTTGCACGAAATCTTTTCGTACATCAACGATACCGCTTTGTTCAAGAATCAGTGGCAGCTGAAGACGGCGTCCGCCACAGACTATGCGCGACTGGTAGAGGAGAAATACAGGCCGATCAAGTTCGAGTTGCAGAAGGAAGTCGCCGAGTCGCGTCTGCTCGAACCGAAGGTTGTTTACGGTTTCTATCCATGCCACAGCCAGGGCAACGACATCATTATTTATGACACCTTCGAGAGCTTGCGCGAGATTCAGCGCTTCACGTTCCCCCGCCAGCGGGAGGGCCGCAAGCTGTGCATCTCCGATTTCTTCGAGCCAGTCGGTTCCGGCCGAATTGATGTGATCGGCTTCTCAGTGGTGACGATCGGCAATCGCGCGAGCGAGGAGACGAAGCGGCTATTCGAATCCGGTGACTACACGAAGTATCTATATCTGCACGGACTGAGTGTTGAGACGGCGGAGGCATTGGCCGAATATCTCCACCGAGAGATTCGGAAGGAATTGGGAATCGCCGGCGATGACGCTCCTCGGATCACGGATCTGTTTCATCAGAAGTATCGCGGATCACGCTATTCGTTTGGCTATCCGGCATGTCCGAACCTTGAGGATCAGACGAAGCTGTTTGCCATCCTGCATCCGGAGGAGATCGGCGTTACGCTGACGGATACGTTCCAAATCGAGCCGGAGCAGTCAACGTCGGCGATTGTGGTTCACCATCCTGCGGCTAAGTACTTCGTTGCGTGA
- a CDS encoding UDP-glucose/GDP-mannose dehydrogenase family protein codes for MKIAVVGSGYVGLVASACFAELGHEVICVDNDPEKLAALVRGETPIHEQYLPELLARHRGHRLKFSASLPEAVRASSVVFVAVGTPPSETGDADLSYVEAVAREIAQSLNGYKVVVEKSTVPVYTSEWIRRVMQLTGAKPADFEVVSNPEFLREGTAVADFLYPDRIVIGADSERAAEILQEVYAPLTKGTYHARSAGVVPEPQGAKVPARLILTSAKSAELIKHASNAFLALKISFINAVANVCEAVDADVEQVALGIGTDSRIGKRFLSAGIGYGGSCFPKDVAAFRSVARECGYDFPMLQEIIRVNDEQRKRFLKKVRTALWTLRSKRLAVLGLAYKGGTDDIRESPAIDIIRSLLSEQCSIVAYDPAATERARQVITGDVTYAEDPYQAAVGADALLILTDWEEFASLDLTRIKGLLRYPIVIDGRNLYSREVMQKHGLLYVSVGRATVELESSQASALNLKT; via the coding sequence ATGAAAATTGCAGTTGTTGGTTCTGGATATGTTGGTCTAGTCGCCTCAGCATGCTTCGCGGAACTTGGCCACGAAGTAATCTGCGTCGACAACGATCCCGAAAAGCTGGCTGCGCTTGTGCGCGGCGAAACGCCGATCCATGAACAATACCTCCCGGAACTCCTGGCCCGCCATCGCGGTCACCGGCTGAAGTTTTCTGCCTCTTTGCCGGAGGCCGTTCGCGCGAGCTCTGTAGTTTTCGTTGCTGTGGGTACTCCCCCAAGCGAGACTGGCGATGCCGATTTGTCTTACGTTGAGGCGGTGGCGCGCGAAATCGCTCAGTCGCTCAATGGATACAAGGTTGTGGTCGAAAAGAGCACGGTCCCTGTCTATACGAGCGAGTGGATCCGTCGTGTGATGCAGTTGACTGGAGCCAAGCCTGCGGACTTCGAAGTGGTATCGAATCCGGAATTTCTTCGTGAAGGAACTGCTGTAGCGGACTTTTTGTATCCGGACCGCATCGTCATCGGAGCCGATTCTGAGCGAGCAGCAGAGATTCTTCAAGAGGTCTATGCGCCCTTAACCAAAGGAACCTACCACGCGAGATCAGCCGGAGTGGTTCCGGAGCCGCAGGGCGCAAAGGTTCCAGCGCGTCTGATTTTGACCAGCGCGAAGAGTGCTGAGCTGATTAAGCACGCCTCCAATGCCTTTCTCGCGTTAAAGATTTCTTTCATTAACGCAGTCGCAAATGTATGTGAAGCCGTCGATGCCGACGTGGAACAGGTGGCGCTAGGGATAGGGACTGATTCCCGAATCGGAAAGCGTTTTCTGTCCGCAGGCATTGGGTATGGTGGATCTTGCTTTCCAAAGGATGTTGCAGCATTTCGTTCAGTTGCGCGCGAATGCGGCTACGACTTCCCCATGCTGCAAGAGATCATTCGCGTGAACGACGAACAGCGCAAACGATTCCTCAAGAAAGTGCGAACTGCACTCTGGACTTTGCGCAGCAAGAGACTCGCGGTACTCGGCCTTGCCTATAAAGGCGGAACCGACGACATTCGTGAGTCGCCTGCTATCGACATCATTCGCTCTCTGTTGAGCGAGCAGTGTTCGATTGTGGCTTACGATCCGGCCGCCACGGAACGTGCCCGGCAGGTAATCACCGGAGATGTGACATACGCCGAAGATCCTTATCAGGCTGCGGTCGGCGCGGATGCTCTCCTGATTCTGACCGATTGGGAAGAGTTTGCCTCGCTGGATCTGACGCGCATAAAGGGCTTACTTCGGTATCCCATCGTCATCGACGGACGCAACCTCTATTCCAGAGAGGTCATGCAGAAGCACGGGCTGCTCTATGTGAGCGTTGGACGAGCAACGGTCGAATTGGAGAGCAGCCAAGCCTCTGCTCTGAACCTCAAGACGTAG